In one window of Phyllopteryx taeniolatus isolate TA_2022b chromosome 23, UOR_Ptae_1.2, whole genome shotgun sequence DNA:
- the ift46 gene encoding intraflagellar transport protein 46 homolog produces the protein MERADRRLVKNQPYDESVEVSDSAEEASVRGQAERGRNRMGRSHMSDHSSSDEMDKDLEPPRGKGSIGRQPGVSPNEEDDEDEEEESGESEDEDEDDETSEAPEGAYDPADYAILPVSAEIKELFQYIVRYSPQSIQLKHSLRPFIPDFIPAVGDIDAFLKVPRPDGEADGLGLLVLDEPSVKQSDPTLLSLWLSEETKQHATGELKVTSVSSPQSNPRAVDSWVESIGALHRSKAAASVQYARAMPDIDALMQEWPPEVEETLGRVRLPPARLHCSLSRYCDVVCALLDVPVYCSRIQALHLLFSLFLEFRDSQHFART, from the exons ATGGAGCGAGCCGACCGTCGACTTGTGAAGAACCAACCATACGACGAGAGCGTGGAAGTGAGCGACTCGGCAGAGGAGGCGAGCGTCCGCGGCCAG GCCGAGCGCGGGAGGAACAGGATGGGGCGTAGCCACATGTCCGACCACAGCAGCAGTGACGAGATGGACAAAGACCTCGAGCCTCCGAGGGGTAAAGGCTCAATCGGCAGGCAGCCCGGCGTCAGCCCAAACGAGGAAGAcgacgaggacgaggaagaagagTCGGGGGAAtcggaggacgaggacgaggacgacgagACCAGCGAGGCTCCGGAGGGCGCGTACGACCCGGCCGACTACGCCATCCTGCCCGTCAGCGCAGAGATCAAAGAGTTATTCCAGTACATCGTGCG GTACTCTCCTCAGTCCATCCAGCTAAAACACAGCCTAAGACCCTTCATCCCGGACTTCATTCCGGCCGTGGGCGACATCGACGCCTTCCTCAAG GTGCCGAGGCCGGACGGCGAAGCGGACGGGCTGGGCCTTCTGGTTCTGGACGAGCCCAGCGTCAAGCAGTCGGACCCTACGCTCCTGTCGCTCTGGTTGTCCGAGGAGACCAAGCAGCACGCCACCGGCGAG CTGAAGGTGACCAGCGTGTCCAGTCCTCAGTCCAACCCCCGCGCCGTGGACAGCTGGGTGGAGAGCATCGGCGCCCTGCACCGCTCCAAGGCGGCGGCCAGCGTGCAGTACGCGCGCGCCATGCCCGACATCGACGCCCTCATGCAGGAGTGGCCGCCGGAGGTGGAGGAGACTCTGGGCCGCGTGCGCTTGCCCCCCGCCCGCCTCCACTGCAGCTTGTCGCGGTACTGCGACGTCGTGTGCGCCCTGCTGGACGTCCCCGTGTACTGCAGCCGCATCCAAGCGCTGCACCTGCTCTTCAGCCTCTTCCTGGAGTTCAGAGACTCGCAGCACTTTGCGCGCACTTGA